The following proteins are co-located in the Acidimicrobiales bacterium genome:
- a CDS encoding beta-galactosidase: MSSHVHPRRRVRIAAAGLCVALGIGLLAFGGGSGNAGAASAQTVPSPYAGRVGLNTHEIWGAESGTYTEFNRMARIGVTRTREGFEWRVIEPQRGRFDWGRTDQLMAAAARTGIDVLPILGSPPAWASNYPDRSDRFPPANNADFANFAKAVVARYGTGGTFWTSVRPELSPMPVEAVQIWNEPWSDTYWGPLPDPAGYARLVRATGAAVHGIAPEIDVVISGDLLQTGGGGPIRYWVDEILRADPGLGAFFDAYSVHPYPAGSPMTDNADARWDFRRVELIRQATVARGVPKPIWITEIGWSTAPNAGGVSESTQASYTRQAITRAFEDWPYVKRLYLYSYDRDTGNTSDREGYFGVRHQDGSFKPVWTTLSNLLEDRTVTTSTTAPPTTTTAPPATTSTTTPPTANAPAVLGPARLAVRVLGRVFYYNPAPT; the protein is encoded by the coding sequence ATGTCGAGCCACGTTCACCCCCGCAGAAGGGTTCGGATCGCCGCCGCCGGCCTGTGTGTCGCCCTTGGGATCGGCCTGTTGGCCTTCGGTGGCGGGTCGGGCAACGCCGGCGCCGCCAGTGCGCAGACCGTGCCCTCGCCCTACGCCGGGCGCGTCGGCCTGAACACCCACGAGATCTGGGGCGCCGAGTCCGGCACCTACACCGAGTTCAACCGCATGGCCCGCATCGGCGTCACGCGGACCCGGGAAGGCTTCGAGTGGCGGGTCATCGAGCCGCAGCGCGGCCGTTTCGATTGGGGTCGCACCGACCAGCTCATGGCCGCCGCCGCCCGCACCGGCATCGACGTGCTCCCGATTCTCGGGTCGCCCCCGGCCTGGGCCTCGAACTACCCGGACCGCTCCGACCGGTTCCCGCCAGCCAACAACGCCGACTTCGCGAACTTCGCCAAGGCGGTCGTGGCCCGCTACGGCACCGGCGGCACGTTCTGGACCTCGGTGCGACCGGAGCTCTCCCCCATGCCCGTCGAGGCCGTCCAGATCTGGAACGAGCCCTGGAGCGACACCTACTGGGGCCCGCTTCCCGATCCCGCCGGGTACGCCCGTCTCGTTCGGGCCACCGGAGCGGCGGTGCACGGCATCGCCCCCGAGATCGACGTGGTCATCTCGGGCGATCTGCTCCAGACCGGCGGAGGCGGCCCCATCCGCTATTGGGTCGACGAGATCCTGCGGGCAGACCCGGGGCTCGGCGCATTCTTCGACGCCTACAGCGTGCATCCCTACCCGGCCGGCAGCCCCATGACCGACAACGCCGACGCCCGCTGGGACTTCCGCCGGGTCGAGCTCATCCGCCAGGCGACGGTGGCCCGGGGTGTCCCCAAGCCCATCTGGATCACCGAGATCGGCTGGAGCACCGCCCCGAACGCCGGCGGCGTCTCCGAGAGCACGCAGGCGAGCTACACCCGCCAGGCCATCACCCGTGCCTTCGAGGACTGGCCCTACGTGAAGCGGCTCTACCTCTACAGCTACGACCGCGACACAGGGAACACGAGCGATCGTGAGGGCTACTTCGGGGTGCGCCACCAGGACGGCTCGTTCAAGCCGGTCTGGACGACCCTGAGCAACCTCCTCGAGGACCGCACGGTGACCACCTCGACCACGGCGCCCCCGACCACGACGACGGCCCCGCCGGCGACCACGTCGACCACGACCCCGCCGACCGCCAACGCCCCCGCGGTCCTCGGACCCGCCCGCCTGGCGGTCCGGGTGCTGGGCCGGGTCTTCTACTACAACCCCGCCCCGACCTGA
- the wecB gene encoding UDP-N-acetylglucosamine 2-epimerase (non-hydrolyzing) → MSHDRTGRVAIVLGTRPEIVKLAGLVRLLGERAWVVHTGQHYDAELSDVFFAQFGLQPPLDALDVGGRTRGAQIGEATTRLDALFGDERPAAVIVQGDTNSALAGALAANAREVPLVHVEAGLRSHDRAMPEEHNRVLVDHVADLCLAPTETSRANLLAEAIPGDRIAVTGNTVVEAVQALLPGPEERQALLATHDVAREGFVLSTFHRPENVDDAERLAAILEQLASLPVPVVLPVHPRLAARVEGFGLQHLLDRLHPVAPLGYQEFLGLFAEAALAVSDSGGVQEEASVVKRPVVVVRRSTERPEVLGTFSVLAGVGEEIGTAATAWLDAPGAVHERLAALPSPYGNGDASRLALDAMARMHLLADVGK, encoded by the coding sequence ATGAGCCACGATCGGACCGGGCGCGTCGCCATCGTCCTCGGCACCCGGCCCGAGATCGTGAAGCTGGCGGGGCTCGTCCGTCTCCTCGGCGAGCGGGCCTGGGTGGTGCACACCGGCCAGCACTACGACGCCGAGCTCTCGGACGTCTTCTTCGCCCAGTTCGGTCTCCAGCCTCCCCTCGACGCCCTCGACGTCGGCGGCCGCACCCGCGGGGCACAGATCGGCGAGGCCACCACCCGCCTCGACGCGCTCTTCGGCGACGAGCGGCCCGCTGCGGTGATCGTCCAGGGGGACACCAACAGCGCCCTCGCCGGAGCACTCGCCGCGAACGCCCGCGAGGTGCCACTCGTGCACGTCGAGGCCGGCCTGCGCAGCCACGACCGGGCCATGCCCGAGGAGCACAACCGGGTGCTGGTCGACCACGTCGCCGACCTGTGCCTCGCCCCGACCGAGACCAGCAGGGCCAACCTGTTGGCCGAGGCCATCCCCGGCGATCGGATCGCGGTCACCGGCAACACCGTGGTCGAGGCGGTCCAGGCTCTACTGCCGGGCCCCGAGGAGCGCCAAGCCCTCCTGGCGACCCACGACGTCGCCCGGGAGGGCTTCGTGCTGTCCACCTTCCATCGCCCCGAGAACGTCGACGACGCCGAACGGCTCGCCGCCATCCTCGAGCAGCTGGCCTCGCTGCCGGTGCCCGTCGTCCTGCCGGTGCACCCTCGCCTCGCGGCCCGGGTCGAGGGATTCGGCCTCCAGCACCTGCTCGACCGTCTGCACCCCGTCGCGCCCCTCGGCTACCAGGAATTCCTCGGCCTGTTCGCCGAGGCGGCGCTGGCCGTGTCGGACTCGGGGGGCGTGCAGGAGGAGGCCAGCGTCGTGAAGCGCCCGGTGGTCGTCGTGCGCCGCTCGACCGAGCGCCCCGAGGTGCTCGGCACCTTCTCGGTGCTCGCCGGCGTCGGCGAGGAGATCGGCACCGCGGCCACGGCCTGGCTCGACGCGCCGGGTGCGGTGCACGAGCGACTCGCGGCGCTCCCCTCGCCCTACGGGAACGGTGATGCCAGTCGACTCGCGCTCGACGCCATGGCGCGGATGCACCTGCTGGCCGACGTCGGGAAATAG
- a CDS encoding DegT/DnrJ/EryC1/StrS family aminotransferase → MTTPMELPSDQAASGRTFGTEELDLLAEVIASGTLTATKGAQTPRLEAELADLFGVGHAVALSSGTAAVHTAIAALDPEPGDEIITTSITDMGAISPILYQAAIPVFADVDARTGNVTADTIAARLSERTRAIVVTHLFGNPCEMGPIMALADARGIPVIEDCAQAYLARSGDDLVGTIGAIGCFSLQQGKHITTGEGGFVITDDPALARRMRVFVNKAWPYGEADPDHEFVALNYRTTELASAVARAQLTKLPAGVERRIAAADRLTKQLSGLEAIEAPLVAARDTAVFWRYALHVDAGHLPGGPDALAAALRAVEVPSAPRYIQKPAYRCKVIAEQRTFGESRFPFTLARPEAVDYADERFPGTLAYLASVLVLPWNERFTDVHVDHLAGALTEAVTELTEEPR, encoded by the coding sequence GTGACCACGCCCATGGAGCTCCCATCGGATCAGGCCGCGTCTGGGCGGACGTTCGGCACCGAGGAACTGGACCTGCTCGCCGAGGTGATCGCCTCGGGGACCCTGACGGCCACGAAGGGCGCGCAGACGCCCCGACTCGAGGCCGAGCTAGCCGACCTGTTCGGTGTCGGACACGCCGTGGCGCTGTCCTCGGGGACCGCGGCGGTGCACACCGCCATCGCCGCGCTCGACCCCGAGCCGGGGGACGAGATCATCACCACCTCGATCACCGACATGGGCGCGATCAGCCCCATCCTCTACCAGGCGGCCATCCCGGTGTTCGCCGACGTCGACGCCCGCACGGGCAACGTGACCGCCGACACCATCGCCGCCCGTCTCAGCGAGCGAACGCGGGCCATCGTGGTGACCCACCTGTTCGGCAACCCGTGCGAGATGGGGCCGATCATGGCCCTGGCCGATGCCCGGGGCATCCCGGTGATCGAGGACTGCGCCCAGGCCTACCTCGCCCGCAGCGGCGACGACCTGGTCGGGACCATCGGCGCCATCGGGTGTTTCAGCCTCCAGCAGGGCAAGCACATCACCACCGGCGAGGGCGGGTTCGTCATCACCGACGACCCGGCGCTCGCCCGGCGCATGCGGGTGTTCGTCAACAAGGCCTGGCCGTACGGGGAGGCCGACCCCGACCACGAGTTCGTGGCCCTCAACTACCGCACCACCGAGCTGGCCAGCGCCGTGGCTCGAGCGCAGCTCACCAAGCTGCCCGCCGGGGTCGAGCGCCGCATCGCCGCGGCCGACCGGCTGACCAAGCAGCTCTCCGGGCTCGAAGCGATCGAGGCACCGCTCGTGGCGGCGCGCGACACGGCGGTGTTCTGGCGGTACGCACTGCACGTGGACGCCGGACACCTCCCGGGCGGCCCCGACGCGCTGGCCGCCGCTCTCCGGGCCGTCGAGGTCCCGTCGGCGCCCCGGTACATCCAGAAGCCGGCCTACCGCTGCAAGGTCATCGCCGAGCAGCGGACCTTCGGCGAGAGCCGGTTCCCGTTCACGCTCGCCCGGCCCGAGGCCGTGGACTACGCCGACGAGCGTTTCCCCGGGACCCTCGCCTACCTTGCCTCCGTGCTCGTCCTGCCCTGGAACGAGCGCTTCACGGACGTGCACGTCGACCACCTCGCCGGCGCCCTGACCGAGGCCGTGACCGAGCTCACCGAGGAGCCCCGATGA
- a CDS encoding Gfo/Idh/MocA family oxidoreductase: protein MTTSDTFGTGSEGKVPLALVGAGRIAQSYVDVVAASECVEVVAVADVDEAAAARLARRFGEARSFSSHGALLDAVEPAGVIIATPPATHGDIALEFMARGVHVLCEKPLAVDVATAQSMICAAEKAGVLLTMAAKFRFAEDVTRARHIVESGILGDLMLFENAFTSRVDMSGRWNADPRIAGGGVLIDNGTHSVDIARFFLGPIGEVMAVEGKRTQGLAVEDTVRVFLRSVDDVIGSIDLSWSMDKSLDHYIAIFGTEGEIRVGWKGSSFRQVSSPEWVSFGKGYDKVGAMGGAVENFCRAIRGDEPLLITAEDALASVAVIEQAYASLAADHWVPVPSALDQVERTRARGGSAA, encoded by the coding sequence ATGACCACCTCCGACACCTTCGGCACGGGTTCCGAAGGGAAGGTGCCCCTGGCCCTCGTGGGCGCAGGGCGCATCGCCCAGTCCTACGTCGACGTGGTGGCCGCCTCGGAGTGCGTCGAGGTCGTCGCCGTGGCCGACGTCGACGAGGCGGCCGCGGCCCGGCTCGCCCGGCGCTTCGGCGAGGCCCGCTCCTTCTCGTCCCATGGCGCGCTGCTCGACGCCGTCGAGCCGGCCGGCGTGATCATCGCCACGCCACCGGCCACCCATGGCGACATCGCCCTCGAGTTCATGGCGCGGGGCGTGCACGTGCTGTGCGAGAAGCCGCTGGCCGTGGACGTGGCGACCGCCCAGTCCATGATCTGCGCCGCCGAGAAGGCGGGCGTGCTGCTCACCATGGCCGCGAAGTTCCGTTTCGCCGAGGACGTGACCCGGGCCCGCCACATCGTGGAGTCGGGGATCCTCGGCGACCTGATGCTCTTCGAGAACGCCTTCACGTCCCGGGTGGACATGTCCGGTCGCTGGAACGCCGACCCGCGTATCGCCGGCGGCGGGGTGCTGATCGACAACGGCACGCACTCGGTGGACATCGCCCGCTTCTTCCTCGGGCCCATCGGTGAGGTGATGGCGGTCGAAGGCAAGCGCACGCAGGGCCTGGCCGTGGAGGACACCGTGCGGGTGTTCCTGCGCTCCGTGGACGACGTGATCGGCAGCATCGACCTCTCGTGGAGCATGGACAAGAGCCTGGACCACTACATCGCCATCTTCGGCACGGAAGGCGAGATCCGGGTCGGGTGGAAGGGGTCCAGCTTCCGCCAGGTGTCGAGCCCGGAGTGGGTGTCGTTCGGCAAGGGCTACGACAAGGTGGGAGCCATGGGGGGCGCGGTCGAGAACTTCTGCCGTGCCATCCGCGGGGACGAGCCGCTCCTGATCACCGCGGAGGACGCCCTCGCCTCCGTGGCCGTGATCGAGCAGGCCTACGCCTCGCTCGCCGCCGACCACTGGGTGCCCGTGCCGTCGGCCCTCGACCAGGTGGAGCGCACGCGGGCGCGAGGCGGCAGCGCCGCCTGA
- a CDS encoding N-acetyltransferase yields the protein MGARVHPSALVEDGVVLGDGTAVWDNAHLRAPARIGRDCIIGEKTYVAYGVEIGDRVKVNAFAYLCTGVTIEDGVMISAGTVFTNDRYPRATTPDLSELRSSDPDEDTTATRVGAGATIGARAVIGPGVDIGRFAMVAAGAVVTRDVADFHLVAGLPAVTVGVVCRCGPPLVRVRPGDDLGDHEALTCARCGRRYAVTGGRVKELDG from the coding sequence ATGGGGGCCCGCGTCCACCCTTCTGCGCTCGTCGAGGACGGCGTCGTTCTCGGGGACGGGACCGCGGTCTGGGACAACGCGCACCTGCGGGCGCCGGCACGCATCGGACGCGACTGCATCATCGGCGAGAAGACCTACGTGGCGTACGGGGTCGAGATCGGCGACCGGGTGAAGGTCAACGCGTTCGCCTATCTCTGCACCGGCGTGACCATCGAGGACGGCGTGATGATCAGCGCCGGCACCGTGTTCACCAACGACCGGTACCCGCGGGCCACCACCCCGGACCTGTCCGAGCTGCGCTCCTCGGACCCCGACGAGGACACCACCGCCACCCGCGTCGGCGCGGGCGCCACCATCGGGGCCCGTGCGGTCATCGGTCCCGGGGTCGACATCGGACGCTTCGCCATGGTCGCCGCCGGCGCCGTCGTCACCCGCGATGTCGCCGACTTCCACCTCGTCGCCGGCCTGCCGGCGGTGACCGTCGGCGTCGTCTGCCGCTGCGGCCCGCCGCTCGTGCGCGTCCGCCCGGGAGACGACCTGGGCGACCACGAGGCGCTCACCTGTGCCCGCTGCGGGCGCCGCTACGCCGTCACCGGCGGACGCGTGAAGGAGCTCGACGGATGA
- a CDS encoding NAD(P)/FAD-dependent oxidoreductase, with protein sequence MSTDRDRHWAVVGGGILGMTVAHRLRGAGYAVTLYDGAKDLGGLASAWQIELPDGDRVTWDRHYHVTLLSDARTRGLLDELGLGDEVRWVETRTGCYADDQLYSVSNTVEFLRFPPLGIMDKLRLGGTIFYGSRIHDGRRMERIDVSTWLRRWSGNRTYERFWLPLLRAKLGEAYREASAGFIWSTIQRLYAARRSGLKKELFGYVRGGYARTLATFTARLEAEGVTLRTGCPVSSVRRTDDGFSVSTPDGDDHVDRVVVTTAAPLAAALCADLDADERDRLEGVRYQGIVCASLVLRRPLAPYYLTNITDPDTPFTAVVEMTSLIDPTEVGGHTLVYLPKYVAPDDPLFEATDDEVRAAFLPYLQRMHPDLRDEDVLAVRVSRARQVFAVPTIDYSLRVPPVVTSVPGLYLAGSAQLVNATLNVDDTIGLADEALAAIAVAECGAPEPAVVA encoded by the coding sequence ATGAGCACCGACCGGGATCGGCACTGGGCCGTGGTCGGTGGCGGCATTCTCGGCATGACCGTCGCCCACCGCCTCCGCGGCGCCGGGTACGCGGTCACGCTCTACGACGGAGCGAAGGACCTCGGTGGGCTGGCGTCCGCGTGGCAGATCGAGCTTCCCGACGGCGACCGCGTCACGTGGGACCGGCACTACCACGTGACCCTGCTCTCCGACGCCCGTACCCGGGGCCTGCTCGACGAGCTCGGGCTGGGCGATGAGGTCCGGTGGGTCGAGACCCGCACCGGTTGCTACGCCGACGACCAGCTCTACTCGGTCTCGAACACCGTCGAGTTCCTCCGCTTCCCGCCGCTCGGGATCATGGACAAGCTGCGCCTCGGCGGGACCATCTTCTACGGCTCGAGGATCCACGACGGCCGCCGCATGGAACGCATCGACGTCTCCACCTGGCTGCGGCGCTGGTCGGGCAACCGCACCTACGAGCGCTTCTGGCTGCCGCTGCTGCGGGCCAAGCTCGGCGAGGCGTACCGCGAGGCGTCGGCCGGCTTCATCTGGTCCACCATCCAGCGTCTCTACGCGGCCCGGCGGAGTGGTCTGAAGAAGGAGCTCTTCGGCTACGTGCGCGGCGGGTACGCCCGCACCCTCGCGACCTTCACCGCCCGCCTCGAAGCGGAGGGGGTCACCCTGCGCACGGGCTGCCCCGTGTCGTCGGTGCGGCGCACGGACGACGGCTTCTCGGTGTCCACCCCCGATGGTGACGACCACGTCGACCGGGTGGTGGTGACCACCGCAGCCCCGCTCGCCGCCGCCCTCTGCGCCGACCTCGATGCCGACGAGCGCGATCGCCTGGAAGGCGTGCGCTACCAGGGCATCGTCTGCGCGTCGCTCGTCCTGCGTCGGCCGCTGGCGCCGTACTACCTGACGAACATCACCGACCCGGACACCCCGTTCACGGCGGTCGTGGAGATGACCTCGCTGATCGACCCCACAGAGGTGGGAGGGCACACGCTGGTGTACCTGCCGAAGTACGTCGCCCCTGACGACCCGCTGTTCGAGGCCACCGACGACGAGGTGCGGGCGGCGTTCCTCCCCTACCTCCAGCGCATGCACCCTGACCTGCGCGACGAGGACGTGCTGGCCGTGCGCGTGTCGCGGGCCCGCCAGGTGTTCGCGGTGCCGACCATCGACTACTCCCTCCGGGTGCCCCCGGTGGTGACCTCGGTGCCCGGCCTCTACCTGGCCGGATCCGCGCAGCTCGTCAACGCCACGCTGAACGTCGACGACACGATCGGCCTGGCCGACGAGGCGTTGGCGGCGATCGCGGTCGCCGAGTGCGGGGCTCCCGAGCCGGCGGTCGTGGCGTGA
- a CDS encoding polysaccharide deacetylase family protein: protein MSRPAGDRPLASLSLDADNLWSYQKTHGDAGWDRYASYLDVLVPRVLEFLAERDLTITFFIVGKDASLPENREPLAALAAAGHEIGNHSFRHEPWLHLYERDELVDELRKAEEAIEDATGVRTIGFRGPGYSLSTTTLEILVERGYRYDASTLPMVIGPLARAYYFRTSKLTDEQKAERSELFGSWRDGLRSIRPYRWQVGAEALTELPVTTLPLGRVPIHVSYLLYLAGVRPALARAYFSNALRLCRMRKVEPSILLHPLDFLGADDVDELAFFPAMGMAGKAKTELVGQFVDQLRAQHRVVTMRSHVEDIERRGGLELVVPHFTTEPAGVG, encoded by the coding sequence GTGAGCAGGCCCGCAGGGGACCGGCCCCTCGCCAGCCTCTCGCTCGACGCCGACAACCTCTGGTCGTACCAGAAGACCCACGGTGACGCCGGCTGGGACCGCTACGCGTCCTACCTCGACGTGCTCGTCCCGCGCGTCCTCGAGTTCCTGGCCGAGCGCGACCTCACCATCACGTTCTTCATCGTGGGCAAGGACGCGTCGTTGCCGGAGAACCGCGAGCCGCTCGCCGCGTTGGCGGCCGCCGGCCACGAGATCGGCAACCACAGCTTCCGCCACGAGCCCTGGCTGCACCTGTACGAGCGGGACGAGCTGGTCGACGAGCTGCGCAAGGCCGAGGAGGCCATCGAGGACGCCACCGGCGTGCGCACCATCGGGTTCCGGGGGCCGGGCTACAGCCTGTCGACCACCACGCTCGAGATCCTCGTCGAGCGGGGCTACCGCTACGACGCGTCGACCCTCCCCATGGTGATCGGCCCGCTGGCGCGGGCGTACTACTTCCGGACCTCGAAACTGACCGACGAGCAGAAGGCCGAGCGGTCCGAGCTGTTCGGGAGTTGGCGCGACGGCCTCCGCTCGATCCGCCCCTACCGCTGGCAGGTGGGCGCCGAGGCCCTCACCGAGCTGCCGGTGACGACCCTGCCGCTCGGTCGGGTCCCCATCCACGTGAGCTACCTGCTCTACCTCGCCGGTGTGCGGCCGGCCCTCGCCCGGGCCTACTTCTCGAATGCCCTGCGGTTGTGCCGAATGCGGAAGGTGGAGCCGTCAATCCTCCTGCACCCGCTGGACTTCCTCGGGGCCGACGACGTCGACGAGCTGGCCTTCTTCCCCGCGATGGGCATGGCCGGCAAGGCGAAGACCGAGTTGGTCGGCCAGTTCGTGGACCAGCTGCGGGCGCAGCACCGGGTGGTCACCATGCGATCGCACGTCGAGGACATCGAGCGGCGGGGCGGCCTGGAGCTGGTCGTGCCGCACTTCACCACCGAGCCGGCCGGCGTCGGGTGA
- a CDS encoding glycosyltransferase family 2 protein, whose protein sequence is MTTLDDAVDFDLDAPPSAGERPFVSVVVPAYNEALILMQSLTELYAYLSALSDTYEWELVIVNDGSQDETGDIADAFARARPEVRVLHHAVNFRLGQALRYAFNTCQGDYVVTIDCDLSYAPEHIGLLLERLREDHAKIAVASPYMKGGETTGIPFGRRVLSRGANRFLSAASGGQLSTLTGMVRAYDRPFLSSLSLRSMGTDINTEILYKAQLLNARVVEVPAHLDWSSSQQSAPGRESKMQIGKSTSAYAFSGFMFRPVAFFIIPGLVILAFAMYNLGWLTYNLLHEYSHLSGEFEPRMSEAFAISFDERPHAFFVSGFSLVIAVQLLSLGIMASQQKRYFEELFHVSTATYKEQKQARGR, encoded by the coding sequence ATGACTACCCTCGACGACGCCGTGGACTTCGACCTCGATGCGCCTCCATCGGCGGGCGAGCGCCCGTTCGTGTCCGTGGTGGTGCCTGCGTACAACGAGGCCCTGATCCTCATGCAATCGCTCACGGAGCTGTACGCCTACCTCAGCGCTCTCAGCGACACCTACGAGTGGGAGCTCGTGATCGTCAACGACGGCTCCCAGGACGAGACCGGCGACATCGCCGACGCCTTCGCCCGGGCTCGCCCCGAGGTGCGGGTGCTCCACCACGCGGTGAACTTCCGCCTCGGCCAGGCGCTCCGGTACGCCTTCAACACCTGCCAGGGCGACTACGTCGTGACCATCGACTGCGATCTGAGCTACGCGCCCGAGCACATCGGGCTGCTGCTCGAGCGCCTGCGCGAGGACCACGCCAAGATCGCGGTCGCCTCGCCCTACATGAAGGGCGGCGAGACCACCGGCATCCCGTTCGGGCGCCGGGTGCTGAGCCGGGGGGCCAACCGCTTCCTGTCAGCGGCGTCGGGCGGGCAGCTCTCGACCCTGACCGGCATGGTGCGCGCCTACGACCGCCCTTTCCTGTCCAGCCTGAGCCTCCGCTCGATGGGCACGGACATCAACACCGAGATCCTCTACAAGGCCCAGCTCCTGAACGCCCGGGTCGTGGAGGTGCCGGCCCACCTCGACTGGTCGTCGAGCCAGCAGTCGGCCCCCGGGCGCGAGTCGAAGATGCAGATCGGCAAGAGCACCTCGGCCTACGCCTTCTCGGGGTTCATGTTCCGGCCGGTGGCGTTCTTCATCATCCCTGGCCTCGTCATCCTGGCCTTCGCCATGTACAACCTCGGTTGGCTGACCTACAACCTCCTGCACGAGTACTCGCACCTGTCCGGCGAGTTCGAGCCCCGCATGTCGGAGGCCTTCGCCATCTCCTTCGACGAGCGACCCCACGCGTTCTTCGTGAGCGGCTTCAGCCTCGTCATCGCCGTGCAGCTCCTGAGCCTCGGGATCATGGCATCTCAGCAGAAGCGCTACTTCGAAGAGCTGTTCCACGTGAGCACCGCCACCTACAAGGAGCAGAAGCAGGCCCGAGGCAGGTGA